From the genome of Perca fluviatilis chromosome 1, GENO_Pfluv_1.0, whole genome shotgun sequence, one region includes:
- the ccdc175 gene encoding coiled-coil domain-containing protein 175, which produces MASCLVPDFPAVMVALEHLKELDKQLKEEGIAFSPEASLHLTEITAAITDLEAERRAAHEHLEVETIENSKLRHQIHNLRERMSQEIMADIVAARASNAEEIEQLHKDLHAVSQLQEATVKRQVALLSQNEALYPEREQVRAAHEDVIDAQNDQIALKYSLQMHLDQTRDQTEELKSCIAAVQQDKITLQQKMVLEREAFAVKNDSLSREVDQAEEQMKQQKLVNRSSRIVLDRLNEKKHETHNQLGELTIDLAKLESNIRRLAADQLQCEKQLQGETQKHQELRQQRGALKKELRELEEAFRVAIQLLKEEIATVEDKTEEARASRLLCQDSLAKIYEIFKQQHDEENEVRAEHFHVSQQLQRSKLQLEERISSIVKHSKEIKEMDKQIGELLQAEIITKRVLERNQDELCDNVDTEKKNICHYEAEKRQLMRLLEEGKRKQEEHVAKMSADIGNTKARYQELQREEAALRKRQPKSENADLLMSHVAQCEAEYRQTETRQREEMERCAAEAESITRSREEKQREAEEKEEILKEVEANWNEERSRHQGLQALTSKLKRKKSDLERSIQGLKEKTDSLLQPKDRTKAELDEMRRSYMDVLRQQASELRAVEMSIYDNSVKLEQVRMENSRLHLCIRQMTEDVGTARENKERYWREVDHLRRNIRALFESLQEAWREDLVVTQERQNSDGVLLVSMGAMLNHLKTRRQQLGNVGTLLHQQMLAFSRRLGDKTTVEQQS; this is translated from the coding sequence ATGGCTTCTTGTCTGGTGCCCGACTTCCCGGCGGTTATGGTCGCTCTCGAGCATTTAAAGGAACTGGACAAGCAGCTGAAGGAGGAGGGAATAGCATTCTCACCTGAAGCCAGCCTCCACCTGACAGAGATAACGGCTGCCATCACTGACCTGGAGGCTGAGCGGCGTGCTGCTCACGAACATCTAGAAGTGGAAACCATCGAAAACAGCAAGCTAAGACACCAAATCCACAATTTAAGAGAAAGAATGAGCCAGGAAATTATGGCTGACATAGTGGCAGCCCGGGCCTCTAATGCAGAGGAGATCGAGCAGCTGCACAAAGACCTCCATGCGGTTTCTCAGCTCCAAGAAGCCACGGTGAAGAGGCAGGTGGCCCTCTTGAGCCAGAACGAAGCGCTGTACCCAGAGCGCGAGCAGGTGAGGGCCGCACACGAAGATGTCATTGATGCTCAGAACGATCAAATCGCCTTGAAGTATAGCTTGCAGATGCATTTGGATCAGACACGAGATCAGACGGAGGAGCTCAAGTCCTGCATCGCTGCTGTCCAACAGGACAAGATAACGCTGCAGCAAAAGATGGTGCTGGAGAGAGAGGCTTTCGCTGTGAAAAACGACAGCCTGTCCAGAGAGGTGGACCAGGCCGAGGAGCAAATGAAGCAGCAGAAGCTAGTGAACAGGAGCAGCAGAATAGTGTTGGACAGacttaatgaaaagaaacatgaAACCCATaaccaactgggcgagctcaccATTGACCTGGCCAAGCTGGAGAGCAATATACGGAGACTGGCAGCAGATCAGCTCCAGTGCGAGAAACAGCTGCAGGGGGAGACCCAAAAGCATCAAGAATTGAGGCAACAGAGAGGAGCGCTCAAGAAGGAGTTGCGCGAGTTGGAGGAAGCCTTTAGAGTTGCCATCCAGCTTCTTAAAGAAGAAATTGCCACAGTGGAAGATAAAACCGAGGAGGCTCGAGCGTCCAGATTGCTCTGTCAAGATTCCCTGGCTAAAATCTATGAGATATTCAAGCAGCAGCACGACGAAGAGAACGAAGTGAGGGCAGAGCATTTCCACGTCTCGCAGCAGCTGCAGCGATCCAAGCTACAGCTGGAGGAGCGCATCTCCTCCATAGTCAAACACAGCAAGGAGATCAAAGAGATGGACAAGCAAATCGGAGAGCTCCTGCAAGCCGAAATCATCACTAAACGCGTGCTCGAGAGGAATCAGGACGAGCTGTGCGACAATGTGGATACAGAGAAGAAGAACATCTGCCATTACGAGGCGGAGAAGAGGCAGCTGATGAGGCTCTTGGAGGAAGGGAAGAGGAAGCAGGAGGAGCACGTGGCGAAGATGAGCGCCGATATCGGCAACACCAAGGCCAGATACCAGGAGCTGCAACGAGAGGAGGCCGCACTCCGAAAGCGTCAGCCCAAGAGCGAAAACGCCGACTTGCTGATGAGCCACGTGGCCCAGTGCGAGGCGGAGTACAGACAAACTGAGACCCGACAGCGGGAGGAAATGGAGCGGTGCGCCGCGGAAGCCGAGAGCATCACGAGGAGCCGCGAGGAGAAGCAGAGGGAGgcggaggagaaagaggaaatcCTGAAGGAGGTGGAAGCAAATTGGAACGAAGAGCGATCCAGACACCAGGGACTCCAAGCGCTCACCTCCAAgctgaagaggaagaagagcgATCTGGAGCGGTCCATCCAGGGACTGAAGGAGAAAACCGACTCGCTGCTTCAGCCCAAAGACAGAACCAAGGCGGAGCTGGATGAGATGCGAAGGAGCTACATGGACGTGCTCCGCCAGCAGGCGTCGGAGCTGAGAGCCGTAGAGATGAGCATCTATGACAACAGCGTGAAACTGGAGCAGGTCCGCATGGAGAACAGCAGGCTGCATCTCTGCATCCGACAAATGACGGAGGATGTCGGCACGGCCAGGGAGAACAAAGAGCGGTACTGGCGGGAGGTTGACCACCTCCGGCGGAACATAAGGGCCTTGTTTGAGAGCTTACAGGAAGCGTGGAGAGAGGATTTAGTGGTCACTCAGGAACGTCAGAACAGCGATGGCGTTCTGTTGGTCTCGATGGGCGCCATGTTGAACCACCTGAAGACCCGGAGACAACAGTTAGGAAATGTCGGCACACTCCTACACCAACAAATGTTAGCcttcagcagaagactggggGATAAAACGACTGTAGAACAGCAGAGTTGA